AccttataatatataataatgtgGGATATTTATGATCCCCTTAACATCGAAATCATAACACCATCGAATTAAAGGAagaagaatttgtttttgaaaataaataaactttgtatttttcaaaaatagcatCTTTTACATaacaatttaaattgtttttaattttgttttctttttttttttaattttaacaacaaaaaaaaaatcttattttacaATGAGAGGAGGAGAAATGATCATATTTATTCTTACTCAAATATCCTACGCCGTTTTACAGCCGGATGATATTCGACCACATCATAATCATCTTCTTCTGAATCTGAGTCCGATTTGCGATCGGAAGCGATCCCAGAATCCGGACTATCGCAAATGTTTTCTGGCTTTTGGGCATGATGTGACAAATACAATAATTCCAAAACCTCTGCGTATGGttcgattttctcaaaattataaCCAGTCAATTGAATGAGCCTCTCTGTCCAGACcggctgaattttttttatagaacgcGTTGCAGCCAAACAAGCTGCACCCACTACCGAGGGTGTATAATTTACAAGTCTTTTATCTAAGAAGAAAGAGACAAGGGAGAAATATATGCATGATTAAATGGATAAGAATGAGCAATAACaatattattattcttttaacCATGTAACGAGATGTCCAATACGTTGAAGAGAACTTCTGTGCTGTCCTGCATCATTAAATCATAAGTTGAAAATACACTTGAGCGTGTATTTGAACGATGAATTTGATGGCACAGATAGTCTTGATAGGAAATCAACTGGTTGGAATAGCTTTCGACAAAAGCCGCCGCAGTTGGATAAAGGAAATCATATTCGAAAGTTGAAATGATCTTTTTCTCAACTACTTTGAAATCTTGATTCGAATAGACTCCACCAACAAGATCATTTAATTGTGCAAACTTTGGAATATTGAGATCAGCTTCTTCGATTTTAGCAGCTATAAGGAGACACATCAATGCAGATGCATTCAATTTTTCTAGAGAAATTGTATAGGTGTCCATGAATCCATCCAAGAGGTAAACACCTAAAATTTCAAATGctctaacttaaattttgataagATAGGTTAACAACCCTCTACTGCACAAGAAGCGATATAATGGCTTTTGATTGGATTAGGATTGCGGGACTGTCACTATTTATTACCAATTTGCTGGTTTAAATAgttatttgtttat
This DNA window, taken from Episyrphus balteatus chromosome 2, idEpiBalt1.1, whole genome shotgun sequence, encodes the following:
- the LOC129910744 gene encoding cyclin-J isoform X2, which translates into the protein MSSVKAEFNNFLETPKVCPNTSFESFYSSLNDKNSSNNQVCYKKKQQNFVTTLFYLQKSENLIWCNEYSNDILASLKESEKRRRKIDYKSRQTSHRPILLMLMEIAASRLSLSRTTLHLGVYLLDGFMDTYTISLEKLNASALMCLLIAAKIEEADLNIPKFAQLNDLVGGVYSNQDFKVVEKKIISTFEYDFLYPTAAAFVESYSNQLISYQDYLCHQIHRSNTRSSVFSTYDLMMQDSTEVLFNVLDISLHDKRLVNYTPSVVGAACLAATRSIKKIQPVWTERLIQLTGYNFEKIEPYAEVLELLYLSHHAQKPENICDSPDSGIASDRKSDSDSEEDDYDVVEYHPAVKRRRIFE
- the LOC129910744 gene encoding cyclin-J isoform X1, whose translation is MSSVKAEFNNFLETPKVCPNTSFESFYSSLNDKNSSNNQVCYKKKQQNFVTTLFYLQKSENLIWCNEYSNDILASLKESEKRRRKIDYKSRQTSHRPILLMLMEIAASRLSLSRTTLHLVRAFEILGVYLLDGFMDTYTISLEKLNASALMCLLIAAKIEEADLNIPKFAQLNDLVGGVYSNQDFKVVEKKIISTFEYDFLYPTAAAFVESYSNQLISYQDYLCHQIHRSNTRSSVFSTYDLMMQDSTEVLFNVLDISLHDKRLVNYTPSVVGAACLAATRSIKKIQPVWTERLIQLTGYNFEKIEPYAEVLELLYLSHHAQKPENICDSPDSGIASDRKSDSDSEEDDYDVVEYHPAVKRRRIFE